A single window of Archangium gephyra DNA harbors:
- a CDS encoding tetratricopeptide repeat protein: protein MRLPSPDSRRTAGRRLRSWAGVAVLGLGLVTGCRHGAAAERPLDARAQAREYLEKKQPERALPLLEAEAARAPEDLELARMLTEAQVKAGHTDAWITELLRRNAQAERAVNHYMLGLAYFSRASDAGGPAVAAFERAVELKPDEPELHYRLGLARLESEQYAAAVGPLRRAAELAPERAGIRLPLAKALHRTGDAAGAVAALGALVRMSPSPAEVATARALMDQIADPFARFPKAAEPKLEEGLRYLRELDAPHPAIVAFEEILRDYPDLAVVHALMGLAWQRLDDAGRAVEEFKRSIELAPEDGKNHFYLGELYLGRQRPEAARPHLEKAVELNPLLDVAWFRLGDIHLEQRNLKAAGESFRVLTYLAPDEEAPRGKLALVRQLEGDWAGAERELLHVVDKNPDNLEFTLRLGILFTEQAKQSSRPEERKEAAGKAERWLRKVLESQPENAMASRALQQLKSP from the coding sequence GTGCGCCTTCCGTCCCCTGACTCCCGTCGTACCGCTGGCCGCCGGCTGCGCTCCTGGGCGGGTGTGGCCGTGCTCGGACTGGGCCTGGTCACCGGCTGCCGCCATGGCGCCGCGGCCGAGCGCCCCCTGGACGCGCGAGCGCAGGCCCGCGAGTACCTGGAGAAGAAGCAGCCCGAGCGGGCCCTGCCGCTGCTGGAGGCCGAGGCGGCCCGGGCGCCGGAGGACCTGGAGCTGGCGCGGATGCTGACGGAGGCCCAGGTGAAGGCGGGCCACACGGACGCGTGGATCACCGAGCTGCTGCGCCGCAACGCGCAGGCGGAGCGGGCGGTGAACCACTACATGCTGGGGCTGGCGTACTTCTCGCGGGCGTCGGACGCGGGGGGGCCGGCGGTGGCCGCCTTCGAGCGGGCCGTGGAGCTGAAGCCGGACGAGCCCGAGCTCCATTACCGGCTGGGTCTCGCCCGCCTGGAGTCCGAGCAGTACGCGGCGGCGGTGGGTCCGCTGCGGCGCGCGGCCGAGCTGGCCCCGGAGCGCGCGGGCATCCGCCTGCCGCTGGCGAAGGCGCTGCACCGCACGGGAGACGCGGCGGGGGCGGTGGCGGCGTTGGGCGCGCTGGTGCGGATGAGCCCGAGTCCGGCCGAGGTGGCCACGGCGCGGGCGCTGATGGATCAGATCGCGGACCCGTTCGCGCGCTTTCCCAAGGCGGCCGAGCCCAAGCTGGAGGAGGGCCTGCGCTATCTGAGGGAGCTGGACGCGCCGCACCCGGCGATCGTGGCGTTCGAGGAGATTCTGCGGGACTACCCGGACCTGGCGGTGGTGCACGCGCTGATGGGGCTGGCGTGGCAGCGGCTGGACGACGCGGGCCGGGCGGTGGAGGAGTTCAAGCGGTCCATCGAGCTGGCGCCGGAGGACGGCAAGAACCACTTCTACCTGGGCGAGCTGTACCTGGGGAGGCAGAGGCCGGAGGCGGCGCGGCCACACCTGGAGAAGGCGGTGGAGCTCAACCCGCTGCTGGACGTGGCGTGGTTCCGGCTGGGGGACATCCACCTGGAGCAGCGGAACCTGAAGGCGGCGGGAGAGTCCTTCCGGGTGCTGACGTACCTGGCGCCGGACGAGGAGGCGCCGAGGGGCAAGCTGGCGCTGGTGCGTCAGCTGGAGGGCGACTGGGCGGGCGCGGAGCGCGAGCTGCTGCACGTGGTGGACAAGAATCCGGACAACCTGGAGTTCACGCTGCGGCTGGGCATCCTCTTCACCGAGCAGGCGAAGCAGTCCTCGCGGCCAGAGGAGCGGAAGGAAGCGGCCGGGAAGGCGGAGCGCTGGCTGCGCAAGGTGCTGGAGAGCCAGCCGGAGAACGCTATGGCCTCGAGGGCCCTGCAACAGCTCAAGAGTCCTTAG
- a CDS encoding pseudouridine-5'-phosphate glycosidase, protein MELRYSEEVRRAKEQGVPLVALETSVVAQGLPYPDNLGAARACEEAVRRAGAVPAPIAVVDGQVFIGLEESQMRRLAEGRERLFKLASRDLPVAIAQGATGGTTVSATCELAAAAGIRVFSTGGIGGVHRGVAEHMDISQDIWALARFPVAVVCAGAKSVLDLPKTLEALETAAVPVIGVGTGELPSFYSQSSGLTLEHRVDDATAGARILRARFDTLGQGGILFTVPPPEETSLPRADVELHIASAMAEADRQGIRGKAVTPFLLSEMARRTSGKTLRANLALLTNNARFAGQLAVAYAQGSRG, encoded by the coding sequence ATGGAACTGCGTTACTCCGAAGAGGTCCGGCGCGCGAAGGAGCAGGGCGTGCCGCTGGTGGCGTTGGAGACGAGCGTGGTGGCGCAAGGGCTGCCCTACCCGGACAACCTCGGGGCCGCGCGCGCCTGCGAGGAGGCCGTGCGCCGCGCCGGTGCCGTGCCCGCGCCCATCGCCGTGGTGGATGGGCAGGTGTTCATCGGGCTCGAGGAGTCCCAGATGCGCCGGCTCGCCGAGGGCCGCGAACGTCTGTTCAAGCTGGCCTCGCGGGACTTGCCCGTGGCCATCGCCCAGGGCGCCACCGGAGGCACCACCGTGAGCGCCACCTGCGAGCTGGCCGCCGCCGCGGGCATCCGCGTCTTCTCCACCGGTGGCATCGGCGGCGTCCACCGCGGCGTCGCCGAGCACATGGACATCTCCCAGGACATCTGGGCCCTGGCGCGCTTCCCGGTGGCCGTGGTGTGCGCCGGCGCCAAGTCCGTGTTGGACCTCCCCAAGACCCTGGAGGCGCTGGAGACCGCCGCCGTGCCCGTCATCGGCGTGGGCACCGGTGAGCTTCCGTCCTTCTACAGCCAATCGTCCGGCCTGACGCTGGAGCACCGCGTGGACGACGCCACGGCGGGCGCGCGCATCCTCCGGGCCCGCTTCGACACGCTGGGGCAGGGGGGCATCCTCTTCACCGTGCCTCCTCCCGAGGAGACCTCGCTGCCTCGCGCCGACGTGGAGCTGCACATCGCCTCGGCGATGGCGGAGGCCGATCGGCAGGGCATCCGCGGCAAGGCCGTGACGCCCTTCCTGCTCTCCGAGATGGCTCGCCGCACCAGCGGGAAGACCCTGCGCGCCAACCTCGCGCTGCTCACCAACAACGCCCGTTTCGCCGGGCAGCTCGCCGTGGCCTACGCCCAGGGCTCACGGGGCTGA
- a CDS encoding deoxynucleoside kinase translates to MAKKKFIAIAGNIGAGKTELTSFLCRKYGLTPFFEPNEENPYLADFYKDMKTWAFRSQLFFLTAKFRLQRELERSPGTALQDRTLYEDAEIFAKNLHRQRYIDKRDWQMYCNLYETFAQTLTPPDLMIYLRCPVKTLRQRIRLRGREMEQDIPTAYLNRLNTLYEEWFSGYKMSPVLVLPTDKLDYLTNLVDRVDLFRQIEKHL, encoded by the coding sequence TTGGCCAAGAAGAAGTTCATCGCGATCGCGGGCAACATCGGGGCCGGGAAGACGGAGCTCACGTCCTTCCTCTGCCGGAAGTACGGCCTCACCCCCTTCTTCGAGCCCAACGAGGAGAATCCCTACCTCGCTGACTTCTACAAGGACATGAAGACCTGGGCCTTCCGCTCCCAGCTCTTCTTCCTCACCGCCAAGTTCCGCCTCCAGCGAGAGCTCGAGCGCTCGCCCGGTACCGCCCTCCAGGACCGGACCCTCTACGAGGACGCGGAGATCTTCGCCAAGAACCTCCACCGCCAGCGCTACATCGACAAGCGCGACTGGCAGATGTACTGCAACCTCTACGAGACCTTCGCCCAGACGCTCACGCCGCCGGATCTGATGATCTACCTGCGCTGCCCGGTGAAGACCCTGCGCCAGCGCATCCGCCTGCGCGGCCGGGAGATGGAGCAGGACATCCCCACCGCCTACCTCAACCGGCTGAACACCCTGTACGAGGAATGGTTCAGTGGTTACAAGATGTCCCCCGTCCTCGTTCTCCCGACGGATAAGCTGGACTATCTGACGAACCTGGTGGACCGCGTGGACCTCTTCCGACAGATCGAGAAGCACCTGTGA
- a CDS encoding metallophosphoesterase family protein, with protein sequence MRILSIEKNPVHEWTYLSAAPRGGSELRHLPLLPATVDTLPPDLEALIVTSDLQGVATNAGFEGASALLGEVLAEELAILADLGELPHPNHIGILLAGDLYSDASAAVRGASGDVRSVWSAFAERFRWVVGVAGNHDTFGTPRERERLQQRPGLHLLDGEVRELDGLRVGGLSGIIGQAGKLWRREEEDYLAALREVLRPVPEVLVLHQGPDEPSGERRGSPAIRAELEGREELLVICGHSHWEEPLAELAGGAQVLNVDGRAVLLRRGN encoded by the coding sequence ATGCGAATCCTTTCCATCGAGAAGAACCCCGTCCACGAGTGGACGTACCTGTCCGCCGCCCCACGCGGAGGGAGCGAGCTGCGGCATCTCCCGCTGCTCCCCGCGACGGTGGACACCCTGCCTCCGGACCTGGAGGCCCTCATCGTCACGTCGGATCTCCAGGGAGTGGCCACCAACGCCGGTTTCGAGGGGGCATCCGCGCTGCTGGGCGAGGTGCTGGCCGAGGAGCTGGCGATCCTCGCGGACCTGGGGGAGCTGCCCCATCCGAACCACATCGGCATCCTGCTCGCGGGAGACCTGTACTCGGACGCCTCGGCGGCGGTGCGAGGGGCCTCGGGGGACGTGCGGAGCGTCTGGAGTGCGTTCGCGGAGCGGTTCCGCTGGGTGGTGGGCGTGGCGGGCAACCACGACACCTTCGGGACGCCGCGCGAGCGGGAGCGTCTGCAACAGCGCCCGGGCCTGCACCTGCTGGATGGCGAGGTGCGCGAGCTCGACGGGCTCCGGGTGGGAGGGTTGAGCGGCATCATCGGCCAGGCGGGGAAGCTCTGGCGGCGCGAGGAGGAGGACTACCTGGCGGCCCTGAGGGAGGTGCTCCGCCCGGTCCCCGAGGTGCTGGTGCTGCACCAGGGTCCGGACGAGCCGTCGGGCGAGCGGCGGGGAAGCCCGGCCATCCGCGCGGAGCTGGAGGGACGGGAGGAGTTGCTCGTCATCTGCGGGCACAGCCATTGGGAGGAGCCGCTGGCGGAGCTGGCGGGGGGAGCGCAGGTGCTCAACGTGGACGGACGCGCCGTGTTGCTGCGACGAGGCAACTGA
- a CDS encoding sigma-54-dependent Fis family transcriptional regulator: MPALLLLSGPSAGLRFEIQAEATIGRSPSCEIPLPEDDHVSRRHARFFVQEGQVHLADLGSRNGTSVNGERVSGEVLLHPGDRVQVGKTTVLIEPLGAASLAGTVPEGTSLLHVEEVLPHVGTEAALYSAGAALLGATSEAMVLRRIAEASLHALHADAAAALLGDTKGLLTAAVVGAPSVEVPRDMARATLEHSEQGRSAGVLCSPLVASGGLPFGVLYVERSEPDFSDADARLAAMLGRLGGEAYAAVRSRAGTQTQQQPGRVDMAGNSRPFRKVVEQARRAAASAAPVVLSGPSGSGKSLCASYIHARSPRALGPLVRVDCRDPASSLEEVLLGRSSVPGQPPVASALLRADGGTLLLHHVELLPRALAERLARLIARKTAPALQGGEEPVDVRLVVTANASLQALVVKGEVDASFLRQLAGIELVLPPLRERRADIPILFELFAARGARAVRMEPPVLDPDARQLLRDYEWPHNVRELELLAERLALVHAGTQIHALALPPEIQAGSASPPQLTLQERVSRLERDAIAEALRTAGGKKIVAAKLLGISRPTLDKKIEDYGLTVSRRRA; encoded by the coding sequence ATGCCCGCCCTGTTGCTCCTCTCCGGCCCCTCCGCCGGCCTGCGTTTCGAGATCCAGGCCGAGGCGACGATCGGCCGCAGTCCCTCGTGTGAGATTCCCCTCCCCGAGGACGACCATGTGTCCCGCCGCCATGCACGCTTCTTCGTGCAGGAGGGACAGGTGCACCTGGCCGACCTGGGCTCGCGCAATGGCACCTCCGTCAATGGCGAGCGCGTCTCCGGCGAGGTGCTGCTCCACCCCGGCGACCGCGTCCAGGTGGGCAAGACGACCGTGCTCATCGAGCCGCTCGGCGCCGCCTCGCTCGCCGGCACCGTCCCCGAGGGCACCAGCCTCCTGCACGTCGAGGAGGTGCTGCCCCACGTCGGCACCGAGGCCGCCCTGTACTCGGCGGGCGCGGCGCTGCTGGGCGCCACCAGCGAGGCCATGGTGCTGCGGCGCATCGCCGAGGCCTCGCTCCATGCGCTGCATGCCGACGCCGCCGCGGCGCTCCTCGGCGATACCAAGGGGCTGCTCACCGCGGCCGTGGTCGGCGCGCCCTCCGTGGAGGTGCCCCGTGACATGGCCCGCGCCACCCTGGAGCACTCCGAGCAGGGCCGCTCCGCGGGTGTCCTGTGCTCGCCGCTCGTGGCCTCGGGCGGACTGCCCTTCGGCGTGCTCTACGTGGAGCGCTCGGAGCCGGACTTCTCCGATGCCGACGCCCGGCTCGCCGCCATGCTCGGGCGGCTCGGGGGCGAGGCCTACGCCGCCGTGCGCTCCCGCGCGGGGACCCAGACCCAGCAGCAGCCGGGCCGCGTGGACATGGCCGGCAACTCGCGCCCCTTCCGCAAGGTCGTGGAGCAGGCCCGCCGCGCCGCCGCCAGCGCCGCCCCCGTGGTGCTCTCCGGCCCGTCCGGCTCCGGCAAGTCCCTCTGCGCCAGCTACATCCACGCGCGCTCGCCCCGGGCCCTCGGGCCCCTCGTCCGCGTGGACTGCCGCGACCCCGCCTCCTCCCTGGAGGAGGTGCTCCTCGGGCGCTCCAGCGTGCCGGGTCAGCCTCCCGTGGCCTCGGCCCTGCTGCGCGCCGATGGAGGCACGCTCCTGCTGCACCACGTGGAGCTGCTCCCTCGCGCCCTCGCCGAGCGGCTCGCCCGGTTGATCGCCCGCAAGACGGCTCCGGCCCTCCAGGGCGGCGAGGAGCCCGTGGACGTCCGCCTCGTCGTCACCGCGAATGCTTCGCTCCAGGCGCTCGTCGTGAAGGGCGAGGTGGATGCCTCGTTCCTCCGGCAGCTCGCCGGGATCGAGCTGGTCCTTCCTCCGTTGCGCGAGCGGCGCGCCGACATCCCCATCCTCTTCGAGCTCTTCGCCGCCCGCGGTGCCCGCGCCGTCCGCATGGAGCCTCCCGTGCTCGATCCCGACGCCCGCCAGCTCCTCCGGGACTACGAGTGGCCCCACAACGTCCGCGAGCTGGAGCTGCTCGCGGAACGGCTCGCATTGGTGCACGCCGGCACGCAGATCCACGCGCTGGCGCTGCCTCCGGAGATCCAGGCGGGCAGTGCCTCGCCTCCCCAGCTCACCCTGCAGGAGCGCGTCTCCCGGCTCGAGCGCGACGCCATCGCCGAGGCCCTGCGCACCGCCGGGGGGAAGAAGATCGTCGCCGCGAAGCTGCTCGGCATCAGCCGCCCCACGCTGGACAAGAAGATCGAGGACTACGGCCTCACCGTGTCGCGGCGGCGCGCGTGA
- a CDS encoding DMT family transporter, whose amino-acid sequence MSTTPSTAVPSPAAPRAFSLSDLALVLVVIIWGTNYTVVKESLSAFPPMAFMALRFGLAAAAMAVVLHIREGWKPLPRATLLKLVVLGLVGNTVYQFCFVMGLAHTTAANSGMLASGTPVVTALLGAAIGVDRLRRPLAMGLLLAVPGMLLIVSARGPDLDASTRQGDFLILGASLCWALYTVGIRTIGPEVSALRITALSMLTGAPGVVLMGLPSVMALKVESISAGAWFGVVYSALIPLVLAYVVWSRSVQAVGSSRTAIYNSGTPVVAALTAWLVRGERPTWMQAVGALLVISGVLVSRRR is encoded by the coding sequence TTGAGCACCACCCCCAGCACCGCCGTGCCCTCCCCGGCCGCCCCTCGCGCGTTCTCCCTCTCGGATCTCGCGCTCGTTCTCGTCGTCATCATTTGGGGCACCAATTACACGGTGGTGAAGGAGTCGCTGAGCGCCTTCCCGCCGATGGCCTTCATGGCGCTGCGCTTCGGGCTGGCGGCGGCGGCCATGGCGGTGGTGCTGCACATACGCGAGGGCTGGAAGCCCCTGCCCCGGGCCACGTTGCTCAAGCTCGTGGTGCTCGGGCTGGTGGGCAACACGGTCTACCAGTTCTGCTTCGTGATGGGCCTGGCGCACACCACGGCGGCGAACAGCGGGATGCTCGCCTCGGGCACGCCGGTGGTGACGGCGCTGCTGGGTGCGGCAATCGGAGTGGATCGCCTCCGCCGGCCACTGGCGATGGGACTGCTGCTCGCGGTGCCGGGGATGTTGCTCATCGTCAGCGCCCGGGGCCCCGACCTGGATGCGTCGACGAGGCAGGGAGACTTCCTCATCCTCGGAGCCTCGCTGTGCTGGGCTCTCTACACGGTGGGCATCCGCACGATCGGCCCCGAGGTGTCGGCGCTGCGCATCACCGCGCTCTCGATGCTCACCGGGGCGCCCGGGGTGGTGCTGATGGGCCTGCCGTCGGTGATGGCGCTGAAGGTGGAGAGCATCAGCGCGGGGGCGTGGTTCGGCGTGGTGTACTCGGCGCTCATCCCGCTGGTGCTGGCGTACGTGGTGTGGAGCCGCAGCGTGCAGGCGGTGGGCAGCAGCCGGACGGCCATCTACAACAGCGGGACGCCGGTGGTGGCGGCGCTCACCGCGTGGCTGGTGCGAGGCGAGCGGCCCACGTGGATGCAGGCGGTGGGCGCGCTGCTCGTCATCTCCGGAGTGCTGGTGAGCCGGAGGCGCTGA
- a CDS encoding lysophospholipid acyltransferase family protein gives MLRNLLCIVVAVVATAIFFPVTVVVALITLNPGATVWVARRLWSPILIATGGAKVVVTGQENVDPNRPTIYVSNHQSTLDIPIHFVTVPVNFRYVAKHQLKYVPLIGWYLWFAGHIFVNRGRREKAIASLDAAAQKIRGGTSVFLYPEGTRSDDGSVLPFKKGPFALALKSRVPVVPITIEGSGSVMPKNSWNIKPGPVYVKIGKPIDTTGFDEDDREGLARAVRNVIIQQSLELGGKGGDPDKVTAAAGLEGNVSARRNAS, from the coding sequence ATGTTACGCAACCTGTTGTGCATAGTAGTCGCGGTGGTCGCCACCGCCATCTTCTTCCCCGTGACGGTGGTGGTGGCGCTGATCACCCTGAACCCGGGAGCCACGGTGTGGGTCGCCCGCCGGCTGTGGTCGCCCATCCTCATCGCGACGGGAGGGGCCAAGGTGGTGGTGACGGGCCAGGAGAACGTGGATCCGAACCGGCCCACCATCTACGTCTCCAACCACCAGTCCACGCTGGACATCCCCATCCACTTCGTGACGGTGCCGGTGAACTTCCGGTACGTGGCCAAGCACCAGCTCAAGTACGTGCCGCTCATCGGCTGGTACCTGTGGTTCGCGGGGCACATCTTCGTGAACCGGGGCCGGCGCGAGAAGGCCATCGCCTCGCTGGACGCCGCGGCGCAGAAGATCCGCGGTGGTACGAGCGTGTTCCTCTACCCCGAGGGCACGCGCTCGGACGATGGCAGCGTGCTGCCCTTCAAGAAGGGCCCCTTCGCGCTGGCGCTCAAGAGCCGGGTGCCGGTGGTGCCCATCACCATCGAGGGCTCGGGCTCGGTGATGCCGAAGAACTCGTGGAACATCAAGCCGGGCCCCGTGTACGTGAAGATTGGCAAGCCCATCGACACCACGGGCTTCGACGAGGATGACCGCGAGGGGCTGGCCCGGGCGGTGCGCAACGTCATCATCCAGCAGAGCCTCGAGCTGGGCGGCAAGGGAGGCGATCCCGACAAGGTCACCGCCGCCGCCGGTCTCGAGGGGAACGTGTCCGCCCGCCGCAACGCCTCCTGA
- a CDS encoding DNA-directed RNA polymerase subunit alpha, which yields MADSFLAKNWRDLIKPRRLEVDQDSLTPTYAKFVAEPLERGFGTTLGNSLRRVLLSSLQGAAITTVKIEGVDHEFTTISEVAEDVTDIVLNLKEVLLRMHTNEPKTIRIEAEGPKEIKAGDIITDQDVEILNPGHHICTVSEGGKVRMELTCRRGRGYVPAMANKVAGSPIGTIPIDSLFSPIRKVNYQVTNARVGQVTDYDKLALEVWTDGSVTPQDAVAYAAKIIKEQLTVFVNFDETEEPVAVEAPKEEAKLNENLFRSVDELELSVRSANCLQQANIKTIGDLVQRTEAEMLKTKNFGRKSLKEIKEILAEMGLSLGMKLENWPPKTPPAPAPGAAAAAAAAAAAAGGAVPPGAPKA from the coding sequence ATGGCTGACTCTTTCCTCGCGAAGAACTGGCGTGACCTCATCAAGCCCCGCCGGCTCGAGGTCGATCAGGACTCCCTCACCCCTACCTACGCCAAGTTCGTGGCTGAGCCGCTCGAGCGCGGCTTTGGCACCACGCTGGGCAACTCGCTGCGCCGCGTCCTGCTGTCGTCCCTGCAGGGTGCCGCCATCACCACGGTGAAGATCGAGGGCGTGGACCACGAGTTCACCACCATCTCCGAGGTGGCCGAGGACGTCACGGACATCGTGCTGAATCTGAAGGAGGTCCTCCTCCGGATGCACACGAACGAGCCGAAGACGATCCGCATCGAGGCCGAGGGCCCCAAGGAGATCAAGGCCGGTGACATCATCACCGACCAGGACGTGGAGATCCTCAACCCGGGTCACCACATCTGCACCGTCTCCGAGGGTGGCAAGGTCCGCATGGAGCTGACGTGCCGCCGTGGCCGTGGCTACGTGCCGGCCATGGCCAACAAGGTGGCGGGCTCGCCCATCGGCACCATCCCCATCGACTCGCTGTTCTCGCCCATCCGCAAGGTGAACTACCAGGTCACCAACGCCCGCGTCGGCCAGGTCACCGACTACGACAAGCTCGCCCTCGAGGTGTGGACGGATGGCTCCGTCACGCCCCAGGACGCCGTCGCCTACGCGGCCAAGATCATCAAGGAGCAGCTCACCGTCTTCGTCAACTTCGACGAGACCGAGGAGCCCGTGGCGGTCGAGGCCCCCAAGGAGGAGGCCAAGCTCAACGAGAACCTCTTCCGCTCGGTGGACGAGCTGGAGCTCTCCGTGCGCTCGGCCAACTGCCTGCAGCAGGCCAACATCAAGACCATCGGCGACCTGGTGCAGCGCACCGAGGCCGAGATGCTCAAGACCAAGAACTTCGGCCGCAAGTCCTTGAAGGAGATCAAGGAGATCCTCGCGGAGATGGGCCTGTCGCTCGGCATGAAGCTGGAGAACTGGCCCCCGAAGACCCCGCCCGCGCCCGCTCCGGGTGCGGCGGCGGCTGCTGCTGCCGCGGCGGCGGCGGCGGGTGGCGCGGTGCCCCCCGGCGCTCCCAAGGCCTAG
- the rplQ gene encoding 50S ribosomal protein L17 — MRHKVGQRKLHRTTSHRLAMLHNMVTSLLEHEAIRTTLPKAKEARAIAERIITLGKRGGLANVRLAERTVRNRVILQKVFSEYKDRYASRPGGYTRIVRLGFRRGDGAEMALLELVDRPAKAAPVDTEAAEATETKAE; from the coding sequence ATGCGTCACAAGGTAGGCCAGAGGAAGCTCCACCGCACCACGAGCCACCGGCTCGCGATGCTCCACAACATGGTCACCTCGCTGCTCGAGCACGAGGCCATCCGCACCACGCTGCCCAAGGCCAAGGAGGCCCGGGCGATCGCCGAGCGCATCATCACCCTCGGCAAGCGCGGTGGCCTGGCCAACGTGCGCCTCGCGGAGCGGACAGTTCGCAACCGCGTCATCCTCCAGAAGGTGTTCAGCGAGTACAAGGATCGTTACGCCAGCCGCCCGGGCGGGTACACCCGCATCGTGCGCCTCGGCTTCCGTCGCGGTGACGGCGCTGAGATGGCCCTGCTGGAGCTGGTGGATCGTCCCGCCAAGGCCGCTCCCGTGGACACCGAGGCCGCCGAGGCCACGGAGACCAAGGCGGAGTAG